GCGGTAAAAAAAGGTAAAACGTTAGGCCTTGTTGGAGAATCCGGCTGCGGAAAAAGCACTCTTGGTAGAACTATTCTTAGACTTATAGAACCCACATCGGGTAGCATTATATTCAATGGGAAAGATATCACTTCAATAAGTCAAAAAGAACTAAGACCACTTCGCAAAGAAATTCAAATAATATTTCAAGATCCTTTTGCAAGTCTAAATCCTAGAATGTCAATCAAAGAAATATTATCCGAACCATTTGAAATTCATGATTTATACAAAAATAAAGAAGATAGAATGAATAAAATTTTATCTTTATTACGAGAAGTTGGTCTTGGACCAGAATCGATTGAACGATATCCTCATGAATTTTCTGGCGGACAAAGGCAACGGATTGGAATTGCAAGAGCTTTATCATTAAATCCTAAAATAATAATTTGTGATGAACCTGTTAGCGCTTTAGATGTATCTATTCAAAGCCAAATTTTAAATCTTATGATGGATTTAAGAGATAAATATAAACTTTCTTATATT
This region of Spirobacillus cienkowskii genomic DNA includes:
- a CDS encoding ABC transporter ATP-binding protein, which produces MTAEYILQVNNLVKYFPITGGILGKIIDNVHAVDDVTFAVKKGKTLGLVGESGCGKSTLGRTILRLIEPTSGSIIFNGKDITSISQKELRPLRKEIQIIFQDPFASLNPRMSIKEILSEPFEIHDLYKNKEDRMNKILSLLREVGLGPESIERYPHEFSGGQRQRIGIARALSLNPKIIICDEPVSALDVSIQSQILNLMMDLRDKYKLSYIFIAHNLSVIEHISDDVVVMYLGKIAEYTSSENLYNTPIHPYTKALISSIPKNNVFSKREHQVIQGDIPSPINPPSGCRFHTRCPFAKDICIKKIPELKNHGNEKNLHLVACHFASEIKNKQLI